One Nostoc sp. UHCC 0302 DNA window includes the following coding sequences:
- a CDS encoding response regulator, with amino-acid sequence MNEQPVILVVEKNLHNLELLNSHLRILNLSCICTKQGVRAVILAQTHQPDLILLDMMLSDLSPSQVIDYLKHNSKTSSIPIIAVTPLITVKKPPCIMVAGCDDYITKPYNFNQLEVVIRRHLRQLNVSHSIWE; translated from the coding sequence ATGAATGAACAACCTGTAATTTTGGTTGTAGAAAAAAATCTGCATAATTTAGAATTACTTAATTCTCATCTAAGGATATTAAATCTTTCATGTATTTGTACTAAACAAGGAGTGAGGGCTGTGATATTGGCACAAACTCATCAACCAGATTTAATCTTGTTAGACATGATGCTATCTGATTTAAGCCCATCTCAAGTTATTGATTATCTCAAACACAACTCAAAAACTTCTAGTATCCCGATAATTGCCGTCACACCTTTAATAACTGTAAAAAAGCCCCCTTGTATCATGGTCGCAGGTTGTGACGATTATATTACTAAACCCTATAATTTTAATCAATTGGAAGTTGTTATTCGCCGCCATCTCCGTCAGCTAAATGTCTCACATTCGATTTGGGAATAG
- a CDS encoding ABC transporter permease yields the protein MTTTNRIRFLLPILSPLIAIASALIVGAILISLAGANAIAAYTALFQESLFTYFGFGNTLTKMTPLLFTSLGVLVGLRAGQFNIGGEGQIYLGALGSALIGLYLQGLPGLIHVPLALLAGFLFGAVWGWIPGYLKAVRGVNEVITTLLLNYIAINLVSYLVQNPLKAPTAPSPYSPLIAKSAQLPIILPGSLAHAGILLGLIAAGILWVLLVRSPLGYQIAAVGFNPIAARYAGISVERTIMLVMALAGGLAGLAGATEVMGLKYRLFEQVSPGYGFDAIAIAFLSRGSVFGVILTSLFFAALRSGANVMQRSAGVPVTVVYAIQGLTVLFIAISLAVERQIRVETQRGGSALRGFPPL from the coding sequence ATGACTACAACTAATCGCATTCGGTTCTTGCTACCAATCCTATCACCGCTAATTGCGATCGCCTCTGCTCTCATCGTCGGCGCAATTCTTATTTCACTGGCTGGGGCAAATGCGATCGCAGCATACACAGCTTTATTTCAAGAATCCCTTTTTACCTACTTTGGATTTGGTAACACCCTTACCAAAATGACGCCATTGTTGTTCACCAGTTTAGGGGTTTTGGTAGGATTACGTGCTGGTCAATTTAATATCGGTGGCGAGGGACAAATTTACTTAGGTGCTTTGGGAAGTGCTTTGATTGGGTTATATCTGCAAGGATTACCCGGATTAATTCACGTACCATTGGCACTGTTAGCAGGATTTCTCTTTGGTGCGGTTTGGGGTTGGATTCCTGGTTATCTCAAAGCTGTGCGGGGTGTGAATGAAGTTATAACTACGTTGCTGCTAAATTACATTGCAATTAATTTAGTTAGTTACCTAGTGCAAAATCCTTTGAAAGCACCAACAGCACCTAGCCCTTATTCGCCATTAATTGCCAAATCTGCTCAGTTACCGATTATTTTACCAGGAAGCCTCGCCCACGCGGGAATTTTGCTAGGGTTAATTGCCGCAGGGATTTTGTGGGTATTATTAGTGCGATCGCCTCTAGGTTACCAAATCGCCGCTGTCGGATTTAACCCAATTGCCGCCCGTTATGCTGGTATTTCTGTTGAACGCACTATTATGCTGGTGATGGCGTTAGCCGGTGGTTTAGCTGGGTTGGCGGGTGCAACTGAAGTGATGGGGTTGAAATATCGGCTATTTGAGCAAGTTTCACCGGGTTATGGATTTGATGCGATCGCGATCGCTTTTTTAAGTCGCGGGAGTGTTTTCGGTGTAATATTGACTTCCCTATTTTTCGCCGCACTTCGTAGTGGTGCTAATGTGATGCAACGCAGCGCTGGTGTGCCAGTAACTGTAGTTTATGCAATTCAAGGATTGACTGTGTTATTTATTGCTATCAGTCTTGCTGTAGAAAGGCAGATAAGAGTAGAAACGCAAAGGGGAGGCAGCGCGTTGCGGGGGTTCCCCCCGTTGTAG
- a CDS encoding zeta toxin family protein: MPSLYIIGGANGSGKTTVSMSLLPNFLDCFEYVNADAIAVGLSPFNPDSMALEAGRLMIRRLRSLSNSGSDFAFETTLAARSFAPFLSSCRAKGYTINLIYFWLQSVDLAVERVARRVANGGHSIPEDVIRRRYQQGRRNLISLYLPLCDGWMIYDNSRASPVLLAEQIINQQPIIYINDIWSKIIEG, encoded by the coding sequence ATGCCGAGTCTTTATATTATTGGTGGTGCAAACGGTTCAGGGAAAACGACAGTTTCAATGAGTTTGTTACCTAATTTTCTAGATTGCTTCGAGTATGTAAATGCAGATGCTATTGCAGTTGGACTTTCTCCATTTAATCCAGATTCTATGGCTCTGGAGGCTGGACGCTTGATGATTCGGCGGCTGCGATCGCTATCAAATTCAGGTAGTGATTTTGCTTTTGAAACCACACTAGCCGCTAGAAGTTTTGCACCATTTCTAAGCAGCTGTAGAGCAAAAGGCTACACAATTAACTTAATTTACTTCTGGTTGCAAAGTGTTGACTTGGCAGTAGAACGGGTAGCAAGACGGGTTGCTAACGGTGGACACTCAATTCCAGAAGATGTAATTCGCAGACGCTACCAACAGGGAAGAAGAAATCTGATATCTTTGTATCTACCCTTATGTGATGGTTGGATGATCTATGATAACTCTAGAGCATCTCCCGTTTTACTGGCTGAACAGATTATTAATCAGCAGCCTATAATTTATATAAATGATATTTGGAGCAAAATTATAGAGGGGTAA
- the upp gene encoding uracil phosphoribosyltransferase: MQNQVTLIEHPLIQHKLTLMRKAETSTTKFRSLLKEVSLLLAYEVTRDLPLKYEPIKTPLAPMNAPMLAPDKKLVLVSVMRAGQGILDGMLELIPSARVGHIGLYRDPKTLIAVEYYFKVPHDVDKRDMLVVDPMLATGNSAVAAVERLKSTNPLSIKFVCLLAAPEGIEHFCEAHPDVPLYTAAIDDHLDEHGYIIPGLGDAGDRLFGTK, translated from the coding sequence ATGCAAAATCAAGTAACACTAATTGAACATCCGTTGATTCAGCACAAATTAACGCTGATGCGTAAAGCTGAAACTAGCACGACGAAATTTCGTAGCCTTCTTAAAGAAGTTAGCCTGCTGTTGGCTTATGAAGTAACGCGGGATTTACCGTTAAAATATGAGCCGATTAAAACACCACTAGCCCCAATGAATGCACCAATGCTTGCCCCTGATAAAAAGTTGGTGCTAGTTTCTGTGATGCGGGCAGGGCAAGGTATTTTGGATGGAATGCTAGAGTTGATACCATCAGCGCGGGTAGGACATATTGGTTTATACCGTGACCCAAAAACGTTAATTGCTGTTGAGTATTATTTCAAAGTTCCCCATGATGTTGACAAGCGAGATATGCTAGTTGTTGACCCAATGCTAGCCACCGGGAATTCAGCTGTCGCAGCGGTGGAAAGATTGAAATCAACTAATCCTTTGTCAATTAAGTTTGTCTGTTTACTCGCTGCACCAGAAGGTATCGAGCATTTCTGCGAGGCGCACCCTGATGTACCTCTGTATACAGCTGCAATTGATGATCATTTAGACGAACATGGGTACATTATCCCTGGATTGGGAGATGCAGGCGATCGCTTATTTGGCACAAAATAA
- a CDS encoding BMP family protein, with translation MAVNFSRRKFIYGSAGLGTSLLVKACSNQTTTPTAAGGEGFKIAIALPGVITDKAWNQSGYEGVNLAKQKLSAETAYVEQVAQADQTEALTDFARKGYNVVIAHGGQFDAAVEQVANQFPNTFFIAVNGSIKGENIAALRIDHLQASYLCGIIGASVTKSNKLAYIAGQEFEATQQELRGFELGAKSVKPDIKITSTFTGDWNDAAKGKEATLALISSGADVIYQWLDNASSAVLQTASDKGVYAFGNTKDQLDIAPNAVLTSAVKRLDIAIAYLAELAKQKQLKGQIYTLGLERPDILFLGKFGTKVPEQVKQKALNTKQEIVGKKITFENCKDGGKDTRCVKKATV, from the coding sequence ATGGCAGTAAACTTTAGTCGGCGTAAATTTATCTATGGTTCAGCTGGCTTAGGTACTAGCCTACTCGTAAAAGCTTGCAGTAACCAAACGACAACACCAACGGCTGCGGGTGGTGAAGGGTTTAAAATAGCGATCGCTCTTCCTGGAGTAATCACTGATAAAGCTTGGAATCAATCTGGTTACGAAGGAGTAAACTTAGCAAAACAAAAGCTGAGTGCAGAAACTGCTTACGTAGAACAAGTAGCACAAGCAGATCAAACAGAAGCGCTAACAGATTTCGCACGTAAAGGCTACAATGTGGTGATTGCCCACGGCGGACAATTTGATGCAGCAGTGGAACAAGTAGCTAATCAGTTTCCCAATACGTTTTTTATAGCTGTTAACGGTTCTATCAAAGGCGAAAATATTGCCGCTTTGCGAATAGATCACCTCCAAGCCAGCTATTTATGTGGAATTATCGGCGCTTCTGTGACTAAATCTAATAAATTAGCTTATATTGCCGGGCAAGAATTTGAGGCTACTCAGCAAGAATTACGCGGGTTTGAATTAGGGGCAAAGTCGGTTAAACCGGATATTAAAATTACTTCTACTTTTACAGGTGATTGGAATGATGCTGCTAAAGGTAAGGAAGCCACACTTGCATTAATTTCATCTGGTGCAGATGTGATTTATCAATGGTTAGATAATGCCTCATCTGCGGTTTTGCAAACTGCAAGTGATAAAGGTGTGTATGCTTTTGGCAATACTAAGGATCAATTAGATATTGCTCCCAATGCAGTTTTAACAAGTGCTGTTAAGCGGCTGGATATAGCAATAGCTTATTTAGCAGAATTAGCCAAACAAAAACAATTAAAAGGGCAGATATATACGTTAGGGCTAGAAAGACCAGATATATTATTTTTAGGTAAATTTGGGACAAAAGTACCAGAACAGGTTAAACAAAAAGCGTTGAATACGAAACAGGAGATTGTTGGTAAAAAAATTACTTTTGAAAATTGTAAAGATGGTGGTAAAGATACACGTTGCGTCAAAAAAGCTACTGTTTAA
- a CDS encoding ABC transporter ATP-binding protein: MSYLRLDNITKCFGSFVANDNISFSIANGKIHAILGENGAGKTTLMNIISGLYQPDKGQIYLQEQPVKIPSPNTAINLGIGMIHQHFMLIPELTVTENIILGTENRWRLNLHQKQQEIAVLAQSYGLEIDPSVKVENLPVGTQQRIEILKVLYRQAKLLILDEPTAVLTPPEVESLMAILRQLAAVGNTIIFISHKLEEVMNLCDTVTVLRRGKVVATTTTKESTSQQLAELMVGREVVLQVRKSLASPGKVILSVQDLQVVDERNVTAVDNISFQLRAGEILGIAGVDGNGQRELADAVVGLRTIKQGKIKFGYPPKSAVGYIPEDRQKMGLVLQFSVAQNLILKAFKKLPFSRNFLLQREAIKNNAKSAMQEFDIRATGEDVQVSHLSGGNQQKVVLARELAGEPDLIVAMQPTRGLDVGATAAVHSQLLAERDRGAAILYISTELEELMAMSDRIAVIYRGKFLAILDAQTATVEEIGLLMAGGKK, encoded by the coding sequence ATGTCATATTTACGTCTAGACAATATTACTAAATGCTTTGGCTCATTTGTTGCCAACGATAATATCAGCTTTAGTATTGCTAATGGCAAAATCCATGCTATTTTAGGCGAAAATGGAGCAGGCAAAACCACTTTAATGAATATTATTAGTGGTCTTTATCAACCTGATAAAGGTCAAATTTATCTGCAAGAGCAACCAGTAAAAATTCCATCACCTAACACAGCAATTAATTTGGGAATTGGTATGATTCATCAACACTTCATGCTCATACCAGAATTGACTGTTACAGAAAATATCATATTAGGAACAGAGAATCGCTGGCGTTTAAATCTGCATCAAAAACAACAAGAAATTGCTGTATTAGCCCAAAGTTACGGATTAGAAATTGACCCTTCTGTTAAGGTGGAAAACTTACCAGTAGGGACACAACAGCGGATAGAAATTCTCAAAGTTCTCTACCGTCAAGCCAAATTATTGATTCTCGATGAACCAACAGCAGTGTTGACACCGCCGGAAGTCGAATCATTAATGGCTATCTTGCGCCAATTAGCAGCTGTTGGTAACACGATTATTTTTATCAGCCACAAATTAGAAGAGGTTATGAACCTCTGTGACACGGTGACAGTGTTGCGACGAGGAAAAGTAGTAGCAACGACAACAACCAAAGAATCAACATCTCAACAGTTAGCAGAATTAATGGTAGGACGTGAAGTTGTTTTACAGGTGCGTAAATCCTTAGCATCGCCAGGAAAGGTGATATTGTCAGTGCAGGATTTGCAAGTTGTAGACGAACGGAATGTAACTGCTGTAGATAATATATCATTTCAGTTGCGGGCAGGAGAAATTTTAGGGATTGCTGGCGTAGATGGCAATGGACAGCGAGAATTAGCAGATGCAGTAGTAGGTTTGCGAACTATCAAACAGGGAAAAATTAAGTTTGGATATCCCCCCAAAAGTGCTGTTGGTTACATCCCGGAAGATAGGCAGAAAATGGGTTTAGTATTGCAATTTAGTGTTGCCCAAAACTTGATTTTGAAAGCTTTTAAAAAGCTGCCGTTTTCTCGTAATTTTCTATTACAACGAGAAGCAATTAAAAATAACGCTAAGTCTGCAATGCAAGAGTTTGATATCCGGGCGACGGGGGAAGATGTGCAAGTAAGTCACTTGTCGGGGGGAAATCAACAAAAAGTGGTTTTGGCGCGGGAACTTGCAGGGGAACCAGATTTAATTGTGGCGATGCAACCAACACGGGGATTAGATGTGGGGGCGACAGCCGCAGTACATTCTCAGTTGTTAGCAGAACGCGATCGCGGTGCGGCAATATTGTATATTTCTACTGAGTTAGAAGAGTTGATGGCAATGAGCGATCGCATTGCCGTAATCTACAGAGGTAAGTTTCTAGCTATTTTGGATGCACAGACAGCAACAGTGGAAGAGATTGGTTTGTTGATGGCTGGGGGGAAGAAATAA
- a CDS encoding ABC transporter permease — protein MSDNLNFFSDYLVASLRLAVPLAFAALGGLYSERSGVLNIALEGMLLTGAFASATATFYTGNVWLGIFAALIAGGLVGLLHAFLCVTLRVDQLVSGLAINLVASGLTSFLARLVFSGGNAQRLPGIEAIKIPGLANIPLIGPLLFQQDILVYLLLSLVFITTYILFNTSFGLTLRAVGEYPQAAETAGVSVQLVRYLAVVISGCLASLGGADLTLVQVKFFVEGISAGKGFIAIAALIFGRWHPVATTLACLLFGATEALQLRIQALGANIPYQFLVMLPYAIALLALVGLVGKSTTPKALGVPYFPENRDH, from the coding sequence ATGAGTGATAACCTCAACTTCTTCTCAGATTACCTTGTTGCTAGTCTACGTCTAGCTGTACCTTTAGCATTTGCGGCCCTTGGAGGATTGTACTCGGAACGGTCGGGGGTGCTAAATATTGCCCTGGAAGGAATGTTGCTGACAGGTGCTTTTGCTAGTGCTACTGCCACCTTTTACACGGGAAATGTTTGGCTTGGTATCTTTGCAGCATTGATAGCTGGGGGATTGGTGGGTCTACTTCATGCTTTTTTGTGTGTAACTTTGCGTGTTGACCAGTTGGTCTCAGGTTTAGCAATTAATCTCGTAGCATCTGGGTTAACATCATTTTTAGCACGGCTAGTTTTTAGCGGTGGTAATGCCCAACGATTGCCAGGAATTGAGGCTATAAAGATTCCTGGTCTTGCTAATATTCCGCTGATTGGGCCGCTACTATTTCAGCAAGATATTTTGGTATATTTGCTGTTAAGTTTAGTTTTTATAACTACATATATATTATTTAATACAAGCTTTGGTCTAACTTTGCGGGCAGTGGGAGAATACCCGCAGGCTGCTGAAACAGCTGGTGTATCAGTGCAATTGGTACGCTACTTAGCAGTCGTAATCAGCGGCTGCCTTGCTAGTTTGGGAGGAGCTGATCTGACTCTAGTTCAGGTAAAATTCTTTGTTGAGGGGATAAGTGCAGGCAAAGGATTTATTGCGATCGCTGCCCTAATTTTTGGCAGATGGCATCCTGTAGCTACTACCTTGGCTTGTTTGCTGTTTGGGGCTACTGAAGCTTTACAACTGCGAATTCAAGCGTTGGGTGCAAATATCCCTTATCAATTTCTCGTGATGTTACCCTATGCGATCGCTCTTTTGGCACTGGTGGGATTAGTGGGTAAATCCACAACTCCAAAGGCGCTGGGTGTTCCTTACTTTCCCGAAAATCGCGATCATTAG
- a CDS encoding FHA domain-containing protein: MLKLVPFGQESNKVSAEASMSTYKCPKGHDSTESDFCSDCGSKILGVTEQALDTNTIPSKLTQSIGVETCPACSAPHEADSGVFCEICGYNFVTGVHGEVPIAKEAGEQEGRGAGEAGGEITFSSPVAEWELIVTVDPSLRESESPEAPINQAPLTFRLEKDSNLIGRSSEIRGIHPEVPLDFDDAVSRRHALLNRQPDGSFTLRDIDSANGTKLNGVELQPMVDAPLQDKDEFTLGHWTRIIVKAVRQS, encoded by the coding sequence GTGCTTAAATTAGTGCCATTCGGTCAAGAGTCAAACAAAGTAAGTGCCGAAGCAAGTATGTCTACTTATAAATGTCCAAAAGGACACGATTCAACTGAATCAGATTTTTGTTCAGACTGCGGAAGCAAAATTCTTGGTGTAACTGAACAAGCGTTAGATACAAATACTATTCCCTCAAAACTGACGCAATCCATAGGCGTTGAAACTTGTCCAGCTTGCAGCGCCCCGCACGAAGCAGACAGTGGGGTCTTTTGTGAGATTTGCGGTTACAACTTTGTTACCGGAGTACATGGCGAAGTACCTATTGCCAAGGAAGCAGGGGAGCAGGAGGGCAGGGGAGCAGGGGAAGCAGGGGGAGAAATTACTTTCTCATCTCCAGTGGCTGAATGGGAACTTATTGTTACAGTTGATCCATCGCTACGCGAATCTGAAAGCCCAGAAGCACCTATAAACCAAGCACCTCTTACTTTCCGGTTAGAAAAGGACAGTAACTTAATTGGTCGTTCCAGTGAAATCCGGGGTATCCATCCAGAAGTTCCACTAGATTTTGATGATGCTGTGTCGCGTCGCCATGCTTTGCTCAACCGTCAGCCGGACGGTAGTTTTACTCTGCGCGATATCGATTCTGCTAACGGCACAAAACTTAATGGGGTGGAATTACAGCCAATGGTGGATGCACCACTACAAGACAAAGATGAATTCACCCTGGGACACTGGACTCGAATCATAGTCAAAGCTGTTCGACAATCATAA
- a CDS encoding DUF2294 domain-containing protein encodes MLQPTIGQLERDISQRIGSLYNGRLGKRPSQIICHFFDTEIVLSLENSVTQTEQTLLKEGYESLAEQVRLYLDKIIKPQLKTLIEEILGIPVIDLMTNTNLVTGRTGIIVVLKQLPEVRNPESIPKSNVRHLADGDGGE; translated from the coding sequence ATGCTACAACCTACTATTGGACAACTAGAAAGAGATATATCACAGCGTATCGGAAGTTTATATAATGGAAGGCTGGGTAAGCGTCCTAGCCAAATCATTTGTCATTTTTTTGATACCGAAATTGTACTTTCTCTAGAAAACTCTGTTACACAAACTGAGCAAACTCTGCTAAAGGAAGGTTATGAAAGCTTGGCTGAACAGGTACGATTATATTTAGATAAAATAATTAAACCACAATTAAAAACTTTGATCGAGGAAATTCTTGGCATTCCTGTAATTGATTTGATGACAAATACAAATTTAGTAACAGGGCGTACTGGAATTATTGTGGTTTTAAAACAATTACCTGAAGTTCGCAATCCCGAATCTATTCCCAAATCGAATGTGAGACATTTAGCTGACGGAGATGGCGGCGAATAA